The proteins below come from a single Malus domestica chromosome 03, GDT2T_hap1 genomic window:
- the LOC139194376 gene encoding uncharacterized protein, which yields MAAVFKQDVEFLLKELGLRTCAIDAFSEILSIRQSLDPTRKMKSLFMPTHCWEYMIRGEIQQLEQMLMDMLIPNLGMSDFVFIPLRHQTVWHFTLMVLITKERKWHHYNQLTIGDKLNDKCYQDAQNMHKTVTEFLKRNQANERLALTTGVVEKVVKRRGKTIIVREPLKKGEKETYNFLSHAGTEYPLSLSPVCPQQGESLVDCAVAIMYYMQHLAEGWPLKGIFEEGELTMMRAKIISMMLNAPRGRGRK from the exons ATGGCTGCTGTATTCAAACAAGATGTTGAGTTCTTGCTAAAAGAATTAGGACTGCGcacctgt GCTATCGATGCATTTTCTGAGATACTTTCAATCCGCCAGTCACTAGATCCAACAAGGAAAATGAAATCGTTGTTTATGCCCACACATTGCTGG GAATACATGATACGTGGTGAAATCCAACAACTGGAACAAATGTTAATGGATATGTTGATACCAAATCTCGGAATGAGTGATTTCGTTTTCATTCCTTTGAGGCACCAAACTGTTTGGCATTTCACTCTGATGGTCCTTATAACAAAGGAACGCAAATGGCATCATTACAATCAATTGACAATTGGGGACAAATTAAATGACAAGTGCTACCAAGATGCTCAGAATATG CATAAGACGGTGACTGAATTTCTAAAGCGAAATCAAGCAAATGAGAGGTTGGCTTTAACAACAGGAGTGGTAGAAAAAGTGGTTAAAAGGAGAGGGAAAACCATAATAGTGAGGGAGCCATTGAAAAAGGGGGAGAAGGAAACATATAACTTTCTGAGCCATGCAGGTACAGAGTATCCCCTTTCCTTGAGCCCAGTTTGTCCACAACAGGGTGAATCATT GGTTGACTGTGCTGTGGCTATTATGTACTACATGCAACATTTAGCAGAGGGATGGCCACTAAAAGGCATTTTTGAGGAGGGTGAACTTACAATGATGAGGGCAAAGATCATAAGCATGATGCTAAATGCACCGAGAGGGAGAGGAAGGAAGTAG
- the LOC139194333 gene encoding uncharacterized protein: protein MRTFLDTLPKENWSNAFFEGARYGEMWSNVAESFNSWICEERSLPIYQLVDGIRVKMMEMNSERFRAAHNWNTFLCPEMEERLNQVLEVGRHWEISRSSLSVFKVHSDISVMVDLQKRFCSCYQWQIKGFPCEHAVAAIIKDDGNPYDYVEDFFTAEYYKSSYSFLIYPILNIDRPDIDGHEEIVVEPPLTKKQSGRPKLRRMKSIGEQSRPITCGRCHRIGRHNSRTYQAQI, encoded by the exons ATGAGAACTTTCTTGGATACTCTTCCAAAAGAAAATTGGTCCAATGCGTTTTTTGAAGGTGCCAG GTATGGAGAAATGTGGTCCAATGTTGCGGAATCTTTTAATTCTTGGATATGTGAAGAACGATCTTTGCCAATTTATCAATTGGTTGATGGTATTAGAGTGAAGATGATGGAGATGAACTCTGAACGGTTCCGAGCAGCGCACAATTGGAATACATTTCTATGCCCTGAGATGGAGGAGCGCCTTAATCAAGTTTTGGAAGTTGGCAGGCATTGGGAAATTAGTAGGTCAAGTCTATCTGTTTTTAAGGTACACAGTGACATTTCAGTGATGGTGGATTTGCAAAAGCGTTTCTGTTCATGTTATCAATGGCAAATCAAAGGGTTTCCGTGTGAGCATGCAGTGGCTGCGATTATCAAGGATGACGGAAATCCTTATGACTATGTTGAAGATTTCTTCACCGCTGAATACTACAAGTCTTCGTACTCCTTCCTAATATATCCAATTCTGAACATTGATAGGCCCGACATTGATGGACATGAAGAAATTGTTGTGGAACCACCATTGACCAAAAAACAATCTGGGAGGCCAAAGCTTAGGAGGATGAAATCAATTGGCGAACAATCACGGCCGATAACATGTGGGAGGTGTCATCGAATCGGGCGGCATAATTCTCGCACATATCAAGCCCAAATTTGA
- the LOC139194375 gene encoding uncharacterized protein, whose amino-acid sequence MKEYAWSNATADFLDKSLAKKSNYVTGCVAALLYWLCEKTQIISPIHGRENMTPRFVRWNLAALHEFLDEVDLRTMEPYEESSEDVNAIPKTSEYVATHRLHTSNNLVLSLRHPTTKSAAVITPITYQKTRNSITTEWVAMGSNGNERVSVEVTPNHTSENKAPGSMRSSISSKIGPSDFPNWTLIPSQSFDNNASEEAQPLIMVTNMENLQRENEKLKMELSKLNIRCEVAKVTADLLSKSINIAESSLEKLQTEKNVLEAENHTLRKEIAGLRNGDPKIGMPPQRSMVRGLKNKQRKKVVLEDFECEPLVKRIPTNRSKGKCDGCAPVKKNIGLIIEEGGVGYNQANLIKKRKHEPVDDYNNKTKGTNQNENIQTMVEDRKRKKQMATLNPLLDILNNNVGKCLDGKDMEKLDKYLRSTTSR is encoded by the exons ATGAAGGAATATGCATGGTCCAATGCAACTGCAGATTTCTTGGATAAATCTCTCGCAAAGAAGAGCAACTATGTAACTGGTTGTGTTGCAGCTCTACTT TATTGGTTATGTGAGAAAACCCAAATCATTAGCCCAATTCATGGAAGGGAAAACATGACCCCGAGGTTCGTTCGTTGGAATTTGGCAGCACTACATGAGTTCTTGGATGAGGTTGACCTACGAACAATGGAG CCATATGAAGAATCAAGTGAAGATGTAAATGCAATACCAAAGACATCGGAATATGTAGCAACACACCGACTTCACACCTCGAACAATTTGGTACTCAGTTTGAGGCATCCCACAACAAAATCGGCAGCTGTCATCACACCAATCACGTACCAGAAGACAAGAAATAGTATCACCACTGAATGGGTTGCAATGGGCAGTAATGGGAACGAAAGAGTCAGTGTTGAAGTCACACCAAATCATACATCTGAGAACAAAGCACCTGGTAGCATGAGAAGTTCTATATCAAGCAAGATAGGTCCAAGTGATTTCCCCAATTGGACATTAATACCATCCCAAAGTTTTGACAACAATGCAAGTGAAGAAGCCCAACCTTTGATAATGGTCACCAACATGGAGAATTTGCAAAGGGAGAATGAAAAACTGAAAATGGAGTTGTCCAAATTGAATATCAGGTGTGAGGTTGCTAAAGTAACTGCTGATTTACTGTCCAAATCAATCAACATTGCTGAAAGTTCCCTTGAAAAGTTACAGACTGAAAAAAATGTACTTGAAGCTGAGAACCACACGTTGAGAAAGGAAATTGCGGGACTACGTAATGGTGATCCTAAAATTGGAATGCCACCACAACGATCCATGGTAAGAggactaaaaaataaacaacgaaagaaggtgGTCTTAGAAGATTTTGAATGCGAACCTTTGGTCAAAAGGATACCAACGAACCGTTCAAAAGGGAAGTGTGATGGGTGTGCACCTGTGAAAAAAAACATTGGTCTCATTATTGAAGAGGGAGGTGTTGGTTATAACCAAGCCAACTTAATCAAAAAGAGGAAGCATGAACCTGTTGATGactacaacaacaaaacaaaaggtaCGAACCAGAATGAAAATATTCAAACCATGGTTGAGGACcgcaaaaggaaaaaacaaatggCTACACTGAACCCCTTACTTGACATATTGAATAATAATGTTGGAAAATGCCTAGATGGAAAAGACATGGAGAAACTTGACAAATATCTTAGAAGCACTACGTCCAGGTGA